In the Sediminibacter sp. Hel_I_10 genome, one interval contains:
- a CDS encoding PorP/SprF family type IX secretion system membrane protein, whose protein sequence is MKIYLLTIALIFCSIQMFSQEDDGVVSLDLPVRNSLTFNRYLINPTFSFVREQNRYISITNKREYTQFEDAPTTYMGSYSGRLKENIGVGLGLFQENYGVLTTFGGILNFAYNARIQRDNNLTFGLNLGVYNSGVNTGRVVTNFQDPSLENVPSNLVLTVNPGINYGLSFLDFGVSINNLVLYNVNTSELIQDDPQQSIQAHVMHTGLINASGFFDESKFSALAKTEFGKDQTIISGLAMLTVPKGIWAQVGYNTLYGASAGVGLNITQSIAVEYNYEQAIGDLMDFGSSHEISLAFRFQSKERYRYNGDEEVAGLLSSNKKKVKRPTSKIDKAQAEANRQAAQERRAEAKKDAEAKAITNAEAEAQAENTAQLEAEEAQAKLEAQKQAEIEIQNEIDKALKAEEALRAEAEKAKAKAAAEEQAKLEAQRQAEIEIQNEIDKALKAEEALRAEAEKAKAKAAAEEQAKLEAQRQAEIEIQNEIDKALKAEEALRAEAEKAKAIAAAEEQAKLEAQRQAEIEIQNEIDRALKAEEALRAEAEKAQAIAEAEEQAKLEAQRQAEIEIQNEIDRALREEAEAIAAAQKQTDQNPNPSDALGQSMVELVEQTDNAKAEQQDLLKRLSDAVAVKDQDLKDLKKENDLSEQGVVTPPKEFKSVTAENNAIEALKSELDQTIAERSKTIEELEEIYNERIKIKSLKNDEVSLFYKNKIERLKAEQAKAIEAQTNLTTSLADIKIATEIERKRRIKRAVYDSDADRYAQDRTKLKVIKQTTALSNEPLTSEDFDFGEEQSGNIQILKNVQNVEAGYYVTVAVHNDVNKRDEFIKNMVASGESDVDFFYDVNTSKYYIYYQKFNSVDQANKALEAKGSLPYNEKMSIVKIEN, encoded by the coding sequence ATGAAAATTTATTTACTTACCATAGCACTAATTTTCTGTTCTATACAGATGTTCTCCCAAGAAGATGATGGGGTAGTTTCCCTTGACCTACCGGTAAGAAATTCCTTGACATTTAATCGCTATTTAATCAACCCGACATTTAGCTTTGTTAGAGAACAAAACAGATATATCAGTATCACCAATAAAAGGGAGTACACCCAATTTGAAGACGCTCCAACGACCTACATGGGCAGTTACTCTGGGCGTTTAAAAGAAAATATAGGTGTAGGTCTTGGACTCTTTCAAGAAAACTATGGCGTACTTACGACGTTTGGTGGTATCTTAAATTTTGCCTATAACGCAAGAATTCAGAGAGATAACAATTTAACCTTCGGGTTAAATTTAGGGGTTTACAATAGCGGCGTTAATACTGGTCGTGTCGTTACTAATTTTCAGGATCCTTCTCTAGAAAATGTGCCTTCTAATTTAGTATTAACGGTAAATCCTGGGATCAATTATGGATTATCTTTTTTAGATTTTGGAGTATCTATCAATAATCTTGTATTGTATAATGTCAATACTTCTGAACTTATTCAAGATGATCCACAACAAAGCATTCAAGCTCATGTCATGCATACAGGATTGATCAATGCAAGTGGTTTTTTTGACGAAAGTAAATTTTCAGCATTAGCAAAAACAGAATTCGGTAAAGATCAAACCATAATTTCAGGTTTGGCAATGTTAACTGTACCAAAAGGTATTTGGGCACAAGTGGGTTACAATACGTTATATGGTGCTTCGGCAGGAGTTGGTCTTAATATCACTCAGAGCATTGCTGTAGAGTATAATTATGAGCAAGCTATTGGAGATTTGATGGATTTTGGTTCTTCTCACGAGATCTCTTTGGCCTTTAGATTTCAATCTAAAGAACGCTATCGCTATAATGGCGATGAAGAAGTTGCAGGACTACTTTCTTCAAATAAAAAGAAAGTGAAGAGACCTACATCCAAAATAGACAAAGCGCAGGCAGAAGCTAATCGCCAGGCAGCGCAAGAACGTCGAGCTGAAGCTAAAAAAGATGCAGAAGCAAAAGCTATAACAAATGCCGAGGCGGAGGCACAAGCAGAAAATACAGCGCAATTAGAAGCAGAAGAAGCACAGGCAAAATTAGAAGCTCAAAAACAGGCGGAAATCGAAATTCAAAACGAAATAGATAAAGCGCTTAAAGCAGAAGAAGCATTAAGAGCGGAAGCAGAAAAAGCTAAAGCCAAGGCAGCAGCTGAAGAACAAGCAAAATTAGAAGCTCAAAGACAGGCGGAAATCGAAATTCAGAACGAAATTGATAAAGCGCTTAAAGCAGAAGAAGCATTAAGAGCGGAAGCAGAAAAAGCTAAAGCCAAAGCAGCGGCTGAAGAACAAGCGAAACTAGAAGCTCAAAGACAGGCGGAAATCGAAATTCAGAACGAAATAGATAAAGCCCTTAAAGCAGAGGAAGCATTAAGAGCGGAAGCAGAAAAAGCCAAAGCGATTGCAGCTGCCGAAGAACAGGCAAAATTAGAAGCTCAAAGACAGGCTGAAATCGAAATTCAAAATGAAATCGATAGAGCGCTTAAAGCAGAAGAAGCATTAAGAGCGGAAGCAGAGAAAGCTCAAGCTATTGCAGAGGCTGAAGAACAGGCAAAATTAGAAGCTCAAAGACAGGCGGAAATCGAGATTCAGAACGAAATTGATAGAGCGTTGAGAGAAGAAGCTGAGGCTATTGCAGCAGCACAAAAACAAACTGATCAAAACCCGAACCCATCAGATGCTTTAGGTCAATCTATGGTAGAATTGGTGGAGCAAACGGATAATGCAAAAGCAGAGCAACAAGATCTATTAAAACGATTAAGTGATGCTGTGGCTGTTAAAGATCAAGATCTTAAGGATCTTAAGAAAGAAAATGATTTGAGCGAGCAGGGAGTGGTTACGCCACCTAAAGAATTTAAGAGCGTTACGGCTGAAAATAATGCTATTGAAGCCTTAAAGTCTGAGCTTGATCAAACCATAGCTGAGCGCAGTAAAACCATAGAAGAATTAGAAGAAATCTATAATGAGCGTATTAAGATTAAAAGTTTGAAAAATGATGAAGTGAGCTTGTTTTATAAAAATAAAATAGAAAGACTCAAAGCAGAGCAGGCTAAGGCTATTGAAGCACAAACTAACTTAACGACATCTTTGGCTGATATTAAAATAGCTACCGAGATAGAGCGTAAAAGAAGAATTAAGCGCGCAGTGTATGACAGTGATGCCGATAGATATGCCCAAGATAGAACGAAGTTGAAGGTTATTAAGCAAACTACTGCTTTGAGTAATGAGCCGCTTACATCTGAAGATTTTGACTTTGGTGAAGAACAAAGTGGAAATATTCAAATCTTGAAGAATGTACAAAATGTAGAAGCTGGTTACTATGTGACCGTTGCCGTGCACAATGATGTGAACAAGAGAGATGAATTTATTAAAAACATGGTAGCTTCAGGAGAATCAGATGTTGATTTCTTCTACGATGTCAACACCAGTAAATATTACATTTATTATCAAAAATTCAATTCGGTAGATCAGGCCAATAAAGCTTTAGAAGCAAAAGGTAGTCTGCCATACAACGAAAAAATGTCAATTGTTAAAATAGAAAATTAA
- a CDS encoding T9SS type B sorting domain-containing protein, giving the protein MKTPTNPKSIGSIVSALTYYSENLVIGKGNTIKKLVVLFTIFLSTSAFAQLAVPFTPRLDGGSIKVKGDVVFIGNNIVTAAGLGLPYNGNQQNNSNEGIYVNVESGGDPDIFSSSSADLTIDTDCKKILYAGLYWASVYPVEVANNQSANFQGTPRFEDWNQIKFKLPTGDFIDLVADNDSDPIGEEDDIIFDGYEYYGAGVQNSFKDSPIICYKNVTNLVQNLTESDGKYTVANLRATRGRRNGGCSAGWTMVVIYESPILPSKYIAVFDGYAGVQGNTDLDIPVSGFQTLPAPYPVNANIGVGALEGDFGIYGDSFRFKASGSTNFTTLSDAINQPNNFFNSTITMNGVHNLNRNPASTNTLGLDINNLKIPNPSNLVIPNDETAGDLKLTTSGDGFGAFVTSFSVEIIEPDIVLTKIVEDEFGNNIGGQVVDLGDELNYVIGFQNLGNDDATDFIIRDILPINIVFDYPNDVISLPPGVSVESYDAATREIIFRIEDYVVEENDPVSEIRFKVTVVESCSLLVDVCSDLINNQAYATYRSVLNPDFLITDDPSYSANTGCLLSPQATNFLADLNDCIFTQNETLCGSTLDITAANGYDSYSWSTSPSGTPVIGTTQTITVNDPGVYYVRNTAVAPCQSIDQIFNVELFGGNIQNPVIPYADEVIICPNDGKPLPNIYLCGANDFRDIETNIASAASIIWDKLDESSCTSVSNPDCANENDSCVWNSVETGSDFTAEEAGQYRLTVNFEGGCFVQFYFNVYQNLLDPSVTTTDIVCDTPGSITVGGVPSGYEYSLDGTNFQSNSTFSITSAGIYTVYIRQVGIETNPCIFTVEDVQVRDRNFTGSTLVIQPFCNGDKGSIQIAANDAIPQYFFELYNGATLVNSVGPIVDNNYTFENLNPGTYTATLETEDGCTYSEEITIIEPPLLTVTAALTAPLACEDGEITIYPQGGTPPYFYFVNSTTDFQTDPIVIVTDPSTYEIMVVDANNCTASTTILVDRILAPEFTVSTSDITCANAGNGGTITINVTNANGSSLQYSVDGGATFINSPVFTGLGEGDHDVVVQYSIGGSVCLTDAQTVTITSTTAIGGTAELTQAFTCATEATITVSTVTGGDAPYTYSIDGINFQNSPDFTGLTSGTYTITIKDANDCTSLSNQVVIDPLNPITDMDFDATALSCPELTSDVSIINVVGGSGTFDYQITAPASAQTAYQSSNVFAGLAPNTYTFRIQDENGCTYSKTLTIAPLPVLTVSTVLTKDLDCTSSPDATINGTISGGTAPFTYAVSVDGGTYTSVGSTGTTFSYSTPNEGTYQFEITDSNGCTVTSGVQTVQEISLPDLSVVTQTQPILCNGDSNGSISVTIDNTVGTAPFTINVTNDTTGVDYGTQTSGLAAGNYTVTVTDAKSCSATENIIIDQPEPIMVNYSTVDISCASGGISQGSIIIDGVTGGTSPYNYFVTGTNGYENSELNTTGSTSVSFDVVDFGLYQINVVDANGCSVLFQDVLVASPPTDLDINIDTTVDCLTGGEAVVSVGSSLASAGPFFFSIYQGPVSVYPNPAGSWIAEDAPGSQSATFTGLTPGVQYTFIVYDAATDCSYYEPSTAPIPTNSTLTATAVSANNITCNGSDDGNVSFTVNSVYAAPATVSYEIFESLSLETTGISGTGVVPSNGALNVTNLGALPFGNYYVLITETVGPNTGCSVVSVPFNITESALPLELTASVDNNANCVDNSGLISAVAQFGTAPYQYQVTTSATAPLASDTNWANASTFNLNAGNYYVHVIDAYGCIVTSPVQVLPMDPAPSISAVTNNQCTVEDGAYAIDVTLDVAGIAPYSYSIDGGAFQTQTAPFTISNLVSGTHTVEVQDANGCGNLVSIDVVAPLDMVPAVTAFPSCNDNDGEITLIGSGGSGSYTYSINPSATSISFSGSSFTGVPSGDYVVTMTDDLTACTEDVSITIPSANPLTFTLTPTTVICFGEDAPFEINVSGYTGAYTYEVFNTAGTSVTGSVIANTTTNPLTVSGVPAGTYTVELTETDAPFCSATASLIINSPSETLALDLTESSNVTCSDDQGTITAVATGGWGDVEYELTGASTVGYSSNGTFTGLSAGTYTVNAMDSGGCIASGTITLEVPLPIDATFTASTGTLLCFGDQDASITVSNVSGGQGSNYTYTLNTVLPTASTSGPQTLNVFTDLAAGTYSVVINDGYGCSRTSADIVIGAPTPITASLVTATAQTCLIDAELTLSASGGTGAYQYSDDSGFATVLGTFTASATFDVAPGTYSYYVRDANGCVATVSNEITIEQIPALELELELVNATINCAGDNTGAIIATATGGLGDYVYILQDGSGVEITDAVQNSPGVFTGLVAGDYIVLVESGDCSDGSLPVSITEPDAPLEVSFEVSNISCPGTNNGAVEITATGGTGTVQYAISPQLNQFFSTNTFVDLSPGTYDVIVQDQLGCYVTFDFTVTEPAPVILGIVADSFFPEICFGEANGEFSVEISGGVKPYSVSLDDYNGVYTQGSATQAQFDFTDLVGGDHVVFVRDSNGCESEWNISFPGSVRIEAEVEVSFSCDNNNAVNAVTVMVDGTLTDTAELDYSLDGGPYQMSNVFTDVPTGGDHYVDVRHTNGCIVTTKFFEIPEFEPLALVLEEGELNEIVAVATGGTGDYEFWLNGESQGDNNVFTIYETGTYNITVTDGSGCDRSESMEYEFVDICIPNYFTPNGDGIQDGWAPGCSNGYPNLEFDIFDRYGRKVASLRQGELWDGRYNGNELPTGDYWYVVSPNSTTSDREFVGNFTLYR; this is encoded by the coding sequence ATGAAAACACCTACTAACCCTAAGTCAATTGGCTCAATTGTAAGCGCATTGACATATTATTCCGAGAACCTCGTTATTGGTAAAGGAAATACCATAAAAAAATTGGTAGTCCTATTTACCATTTTTTTAAGCACGAGCGCTTTCGCCCAACTGGCTGTGCCATTTACGCCTAGACTGGATGGCGGGAGCATAAAGGTTAAAGGTGATGTTGTGTTTATTGGTAACAATATTGTAACCGCAGCAGGATTAGGTTTGCCCTATAATGGAAATCAGCAAAATAACTCCAATGAGGGTATTTACGTTAACGTAGAAAGTGGTGGCGATCCTGATATCTTTAGTTCTAGTAGTGCCGATCTAACAATTGATACGGATTGTAAAAAGATTCTTTACGCCGGTCTCTATTGGGCATCTGTCTATCCTGTAGAAGTTGCGAATAATCAAAGTGCCAATTTCCAAGGAACACCAAGATTTGAAGATTGGAACCAGATCAAGTTTAAGCTGCCAACAGGTGATTTCATTGATTTGGTGGCAGATAATGATTCTGATCCAATAGGGGAGGAAGATGATATTATTTTTGATGGGTATGAATATTACGGCGCAGGTGTGCAAAACTCCTTTAAAGATTCTCCAATTATTTGTTATAAAAATGTCACTAATCTTGTTCAGAATCTGACTGAATCTGACGGGAAATATACAGTAGCAAACCTGCGAGCTACCAGAGGTAGAAGAAATGGAGGTTGTTCAGCAGGTTGGACGATGGTCGTTATTTATGAGAGCCCAATTTTACCTAGCAAATACATTGCCGTTTTTGATGGTTACGCTGGCGTTCAAGGTAATACAGATTTAGATATTCCTGTTTCAGGATTTCAAACATTACCCGCACCATACCCTGTAAATGCGAATATTGGCGTAGGCGCTTTAGAAGGGGATTTTGGTATTTATGGAGATTCTTTCCGGTTCAAGGCAAGTGGTTCCACCAATTTTACAACCTTAAGTGATGCTATAAATCAACCCAATAACTTTTTCAATTCAACCATTACCATGAACGGGGTTCACAACCTCAATCGAAATCCAGCAAGTACAAATACGCTAGGTTTAGATATCAATAATTTAAAAATCCCTAATCCATCCAATTTGGTGATCCCAAATGATGAAACTGCGGGAGATTTAAAATTAACCACAAGCGGTGATGGTTTTGGAGCATTCGTGACGTCATTTTCTGTAGAAATCATTGAGCCAGATATTGTCTTGACTAAAATTGTTGAAGATGAATTTGGAAACAATATTGGTGGTCAAGTGGTTGATCTTGGTGATGAGCTCAATTATGTGATTGGCTTTCAGAATTTAGGAAATGATGATGCCACAGATTTTATAATTCGTGATATCCTTCCAATCAATATCGTTTTTGATTACCCAAACGATGTGATCTCTCTGCCTCCAGGAGTTAGTGTAGAAAGTTATGATGCGGCTACCAGAGAAATTATCTTCAGAATAGAAGATTATGTTGTAGAAGAGAATGATCCAGTTTCAGAAATTCGATTCAAGGTAACCGTAGTGGAGTCTTGTAGTCTTTTGGTAGATGTGTGTTCAGATTTAATCAACAATCAGGCTTATGCCACTTATAGAAGTGTATTAAATCCAGATTTTTTAATTACAGATGATCCAAGTTATAGCGCAAATACAGGTTGTTTATTATCACCGCAAGCCACTAACTTTTTAGCAGATCTTAATGATTGTATTTTTACTCAAAACGAAACACTTTGTGGCTCTACTTTAGACATCACTGCAGCCAATGGCTATGATTCTTATTCTTGGTCAACTAGCCCTTCTGGGACACCTGTTATCGGTACTACCCAAACCATTACCGTAAACGATCCTGGTGTATACTACGTGAGAAATACTGCTGTTGCGCCATGTCAATCTATTGATCAGATATTTAATGTAGAACTTTTCGGCGGAAATATTCAAAACCCAGTAATTCCTTATGCAGATGAGGTAATTATCTGTCCTAATGATGGTAAGCCATTACCGAATATCTATTTATGTGGTGCCAATGATTTTAGGGATATTGAAACCAATATCGCTAGTGCCGCTTCAATTATATGGGATAAGTTGGATGAGTCTAGTTGCACCTCCGTATCTAATCCGGATTGTGCCAATGAAAATGATAGCTGTGTTTGGAATTCAGTAGAGACAGGATCCGATTTTACTGCAGAAGAAGCAGGACAATACCGATTGACCGTTAATTTTGAAGGAGGTTGCTTTGTTCAGTTTTACTTCAATGTATATCAAAACTTACTAGATCCTTCAGTAACAACTACAGATATTGTTTGTGATACGCCAGGATCAATAACTGTTGGTGGTGTGCCAAGTGGCTATGAATATAGTTTGGATGGCACAAATTTTCAATCCAACAGTACATTCTCTATTACTTCTGCAGGTATTTATACCGTATATATTAGACAAGTAGGTATTGAAACCAACCCTTGTATTTTTACTGTTGAAGATGTTCAGGTAAGAGACCGAAATTTTACCGGTTCTACTTTGGTGATTCAGCCATTTTGTAATGGGGATAAGGGTAGCATCCAAATTGCAGCAAATGACGCCATTCCGCAATATTTCTTTGAACTTTACAATGGTGCTACGTTAGTGAATAGTGTTGGACCAATTGTAGATAACAATTATACATTCGAAAATTTAAATCCAGGAACTTATACAGCGACTTTAGAAACCGAAGATGGCTGTACTTATTCAGAAGAGATTACGATTATTGAGCCGCCACTTTTAACAGTTACTGCTGCTTTAACAGCGCCTTTGGCTTGTGAGGATGGTGAGATCACTATTTATCCTCAAGGAGGAACACCACCTTATTTTTATTTTGTAAACAGTACTACGGATTTCCAGACCGATCCCATTGTGATCGTGACCGATCCTAGTACTTATGAAATTATGGTTGTTGATGCCAACAACTGTACGGCAAGCACCACGATTTTAGTAGATCGAATTTTAGCTCCAGAATTTACGGTAAGCACATCAGATATTACGTGTGCAAACGCTGGCAATGGTGGTACAATTACTATTAATGTTACCAATGCCAATGGCAGTAGCTTACAATATAGTGTAGACGGTGGCGCAACGTTCATCAACTCCCCAGTATTTACGGGTCTTGGTGAAGGTGATCATGACGTTGTAGTGCAATATAGCATAGGAGGTTCGGTATGTTTAACAGATGCCCAAACCGTTACAATTACGTCAACAACAGCTATTGGAGGGACTGCAGAATTAACTCAAGCCTTTACCTGTGCCACAGAGGCTACCATCACGGTGAGCACAGTGACTGGGGGTGATGCACCTTATACGTATAGCATTGATGGTATTAACTTTCAGAATAGTCCAGATTTTACTGGATTAACTTCAGGAACATACACCATCACTATAAAAGATGCTAATGACTGTACCTCGTTAAGCAATCAAGTGGTCATTGATCCTTTAAATCCAATCACAGATATGGATTTTGATGCCACTGCTTTATCGTGTCCTGAGCTTACTTCAGATGTTTCAATCATTAATGTTGTTGGTGGATCAGGCACTTTTGACTATCAAATTACTGCACCTGCGTCTGCTCAAACGGCTTATCAAAGCTCTAATGTGTTTGCAGGATTAGCTCCAAACACATACACGTTCAGAATTCAAGATGAAAACGGATGTACTTACAGTAAAACACTTACCATAGCACCTTTGCCAGTATTGACTGTGAGTACCGTATTGACTAAAGATTTAGACTGTACGTCATCTCCAGATGCTACAATTAACGGAACCATTTCTGGTGGTACAGCACCATTTACCTATGCTGTGTCTGTAGATGGTGGAACATATACTTCTGTTGGATCAACAGGTACAACATTTAGCTATTCTACGCCAAATGAAGGCACCTATCAATTTGAAATTACAGACAGTAATGGATGTACCGTGACTTCTGGAGTTCAAACAGTTCAAGAAATATCATTACCAGACTTAAGTGTTGTAACACAAACACAACCGATCTTATGTAATGGAGATAGTAATGGGTCTATATCAGTGACTATTGATAACACAGTAGGAACTGCACCATTTACAATCAATGTTACCAATGATACTACAGGCGTAGATTATGGAACTCAGACTTCTGGTTTAGCTGCGGGTAATTATACGGTTACGGTTACCGATGCTAAATCATGTAGCGCAACGGAGAACATAATAATCGATCAGCCAGAGCCAATCATGGTCAACTATTCTACCGTGGATATTTCATGTGCTTCTGGAGGGATTTCTCAAGGCTCCATTATTATTGATGGGGTTACAGGGGGAACATCGCCTTATAACTATTTTGTGACAGGGACTAATGGATATGAAAATTCAGAACTTAATACCACGGGTTCAACATCTGTGAGTTTTGATGTTGTTGATTTCGGACTTTATCAAATAAATGTCGTAGATGCCAATGGTTGTTCTGTATTATTTCAGGATGTATTGGTGGCATCACCTCCAACAGATTTAGATATTAATATAGATACTACTGTAGACTGTCTTACTGGAGGGGAAGCAGTAGTTAGCGTAGGCTCATCTTTAGCGAGTGCTGGACCATTCTTTTTCAGTATCTATCAAGGACCAGTTTCTGTGTATCCAAATCCTGCAGGGTCATGGATTGCAGAAGATGCACCAGGGAGTCAATCGGCTACCTTTACAGGTTTAACGCCTGGGGTTCAATATACCTTCATCGTTTATGATGCAGCTACAGATTGTAGTTATTATGAGCCTTCAACAGCACCAATACCAACCAATTCTACCTTAACGGCTACTGCTGTTAGCGCAAATAATATTACATGTAATGGTAGTGATGACGGTAATGTATCGTTCACGGTTAATAGTGTTTATGCTGCACCTGCTACGGTATCTTATGAGATATTTGAATCGCTTTCTTTAGAAACAACAGGAATTAGCGGTACAGGCGTGGTACCTTCAAACGGTGCTTTAAATGTTACCAATTTAGGAGCATTACCTTTTGGAAACTACTATGTACTCATCACTGAAACCGTAGGCCCAAATACGGGCTGTAGTGTGGTAAGTGTTCCTTTTAACATTACCGAATCTGCACTTCCTTTAGAGCTTACAGCTTCTGTGGATAACAATGCAAATTGTGTTGACAATTCAGGACTTATTAGTGCTGTTGCACAGTTTGGTACAGCCCCTTATCAATATCAAGTGACTACAAGTGCAACGGCGCCTTTGGCTTCAGATACGAACTGGGCCAACGCAAGTACATTTAACTTAAACGCAGGTAATTATTACGTTCACGTGATCGATGCTTATGGTTGTATCGTAACGAGTCCTGTTCAAGTATTGCCTATGGATCCTGCACCTAGTATTTCCGCAGTTACTAATAACCAATGTACGGTAGAAGATGGTGCATATGCTATTGATGTTACTTTAGATGTTGCTGGGATTGCCCCATACAGTTATAGTATAGACGGTGGTGCATTTCAAACGCAAACCGCGCCATTCACAATTTCAAATCTCGTTTCTGGTACGCATACGGTCGAAGTTCAAGATGCCAACGGTTGTGGTAATTTGGTTTCTATAGATGTTGTCGCACCATTAGATATGGTTCCTGCAGTAACTGCTTTTCCTTCATGTAACGATAATGATGGTGAAATCACACTAATAGGATCAGGCGGGTCAGGATCATATACGTATAGTATTAATCCTAGTGCCACATCAATTTCGTTTTCTGGAAGCTCATTTACAGGAGTTCCTTCTGGAGATTATGTGGTGACAATGACAGATGATCTTACGGCTTGTACTGAAGATGTGAGCATAACAATACCAAGTGCCAATCCATTAACATTTACGCTTACGCCGACTACGGTGATTTGTTTTGGTGAAGATGCACCTTTTGAAATCAATGTTAGTGGGTATACAGGCGCTTATACTTATGAAGTATTCAATACTGCCGGTACATCTGTAACAGGAAGCGTTATTGCGAATACAACTACCAATCCGTTAACCGTTTCAGGAGTACCAGCAGGAACGTATACAGTAGAATTAACTGAGACCGATGCCCCATTTTGCTCGGCGACTGCAAGTTTGATCATCAATTCCCCTTCGGAAACATTAGCTCTAGACTTGACGGAGAGCTCCAATGTGACCTGTTCGGATGACCAGGGTACGATCACCGCGGTTGCCACAGGTGGCTGGGGTGATGTTGAGTACGAGCTTACCGGTGCAAGTACTGTCGGCTATTCTTCCAACGGGACCTTCACGGGCCTTTCCGCGGGGACCTATACGGTCAACGCGATGGACTCGGGTGGCTGTATCGCCTCCGGGACGATCACCCTAGAGGTGCCGTTGCCCATTGACGCGACCTTCACGGCGAGCACGGGTACGCTCCTTTGCTTTGGCGACCAGGATGCGAGCATCACGGTGAGCAACGTTAGTGGCGGACAGGGCAGCAACTACACCTATACATTGAACACGGTGCTGCCAACGGCGAGCACCTCCGGTCCACAGACCCTTAATGTGTTCACGGACCTAGCTGCGGGGACCTATAGCGTTGTGATCAACGATGGCTACGGCTGTAGCAGGACCTCTGCGGATATCGTCATCGGTGCGCCGACGCCGATCACCGCGAGCCTTGTTACGGCAACGGCCCAGACCTGTCTGATCGATGCCGAGCTTACGCTTAGCGCTAGCGGGGGTACGGGTGCCTACCAATACAGCGATGACAGCGGTTTTGCCACGGTACTAGGGACCTTCACGGCCTCTGCGACGTTCGACGTTGCACCGGGGACCTATTCCTATTACGTAAGGGATGCCAACGGCTGTGTGGCCACGGTCTCCAATGAGATCACGATAGAGCAGATCCCTGCACTGGAGCTCGAGCTTGAACTGGTCAACGCGACGATCAACTGCGCCGGCGACAATACCGGAGCGATCATCGCCACGGCCACTGGAGGACTTGGGGACTATGTCTACATCCTCCAGGACGGTTCCGGTGTTGAGATCACCGATGCAGTTCAAAATAGCCCAGGGGTGTTTACCGGGCTTGTTGCCGGTGACTACATCGTATTGGTGGAGAGCGGTGACTGTAGCGATGGGTCCCTACCGGTGAGCATCACGGAGCCCGATGCGCCTCTGGAGGTGAGCTTCGAGGTGTCGAACATCTCCTGTCCCGGTACCAACAACGGTGCTGTGGAGATCACGGCCACCGGTGGCACGGGCACGGTCCAATATGCGATCTCGCCCCAGCTCAACCAGTTCTTCTCGACCAACACGTTCGTGGACCTTTCACCGGGCACCTACGATGTGATCGTTCAGGACCAACTGGGCTGCTACGTGACCTTCGATTTCACGGTTACCGAGCCAGCACCGGTGATCCTTGGGATCGTTGCGGACTCTTTCTTCCCGGAGATCTGCTTCGGCGAGGCCAACGGGGAGTTCAGCGTGGAGATCTCGGGCGGTGTGAAGCCCTACAGCGTGAGCCTTGACGATTACAACGGTGTGTACACCCAGGGGAGTGCCACGCAGGCACAGTTTGACTTTACCGATCTGGTGGGCGGTGACCATGTGGTCTTTGTACGTGACAGTAACGGCTGCGAGTCTGAGTGGAACATCAGCTTCCCCGGGTCGGTGCGCATCGAGGCGGAGGTAGAGGTGTCCTTCAGCTGCGACAACAACAATGCGGTCAACGCGGTGACGGTAATGGTGGACGGTACGCTCACCGATACGGCGGAGCTGGACTATTCATTGGACGGCGGTCCCTACCAGATGAGCAACGTCTTCACGGACGTTCCAACGGGAGGGGACCACTATGTTGACGTAAGGCACACCAACGGATGTATCGTGACGACGAAGTTCTTCGAGATCCCGGAGTTCGAGCCATTGGCGCTCGTGCTGGAGGAAGGGGAGCTCAACGAGATCGTTGCGGTTGCCACAGGCGGCACCGGCGATTACGAGTTCTGGCTCAACGGCGAGTCCCAGGGCGATAACAACGTGTTCACGATCTACGAGACGGGCACCTACAACATCACGGTTACCGATGGCTCGGGCTGTGATAGGAGCGAGTCGATGGAGTATGAGTTCGTTGACATCTGTATCCCGAACTATTTCACGCCCAACGGCGATGGTATCCAGGATGGCTGGGCACCGGGCTGCTCGAACGGCTACCCGAACCTTGAGTTCGACATCTTTGACAGGTACGGTCGCAAGGTGGCCTCGCTGAGACAGGGAGAGCTCTGGGACGGCAGGTACAACGGCAATGAACTGCCCACGGGCGACTATTGGTACGTGGTGAGCCCCAACAGCACCACATCGGACAGGGAGTTCGTGGGGAACTTTACATTATACAGGTAA